The proteins below come from a single bacterium genomic window:
- the queA gene encoding tRNA preQ1(34) S-adenosylmethionine ribosyltransferase-isomerase QueA gives MKTSDFEYDLPPRLIAQHPPPRREDSRLMVLERDGTLRHLRFPAILDYLGPGDLAVFNDTRVVPARLRGTRPGTGGGAEILLLHSREDRGWNVLLRPARRTRTGTVVDLGEGVRGTVRGRDETGTVIMDFSGTADLAAFARRHGSVPLPPYIRRKNSSPATAARDRERYQTVYAARDGAAAAPTAGLHFSRELLREMEGRGTARTFVTLHVGYGTFQPVRTSEIEEHRMHAEHYEITENSAEAINRQVREDRPLWLVGTTAVRALESAADENGRIAPGARWTDIFIVPGYRFRLPFRLLTNFHLPASTLLMLVCALAGKERILDAYREAVRREYRFFSYGDAMLIL, from the coding sequence GTGAAGACCAGCGATTTCGAGTATGACCTCCCTCCCCGCCTTATCGCCCAGCACCCGCCCCCGCGAAGAGAAGATTCGCGGTTGATGGTCCTGGAGCGGGACGGGACACTCCGCCATCTTCGTTTTCCCGCCATCCTCGACTACCTGGGGCCCGGCGACCTGGCGGTATTCAACGACACCCGGGTCGTCCCCGCGCGCTTGAGGGGGACACGCCCGGGAACGGGGGGAGGGGCCGAAATCCTCCTGCTCCACTCCCGGGAAGACCGGGGCTGGAACGTCCTTCTCCGCCCGGCGCGGCGGACGCGGACCGGAACGGTCGTCGATCTCGGCGAAGGCGTCAGGGGAACGGTCCGGGGGCGCGACGAAACCGGAACGGTGATCATGGATTTCTCGGGTACCGCCGACCTGGCGGCGTTCGCCCGCCGACACGGCTCGGTCCCTCTCCCCCCCTATATCCGGAGAAAGAATTCTTCCCCGGCAACCGCGGCCCGGGACCGCGAACGGTATCAAACCGTCTATGCCGCCCGGGACGGCGCGGCCGCGGCTCCCACCGCCGGACTCCATTTCTCCCGGGAACTGTTGCGGGAGATGGAGGGCCGGGGGACGGCCCGAACCTTCGTCACCCTCCACGTCGGCTACGGGACCTTCCAGCCGGTGAGAACCTCCGAGATCGAGGAACACCGTATGCACGCCGAACATTATGAAATTACGGAAAACAGCGCCGAGGCGATCAACCGGCAGGTCCGGGAAGATCGTCCCCTCTGGCTGGTGGGTACGACCGCGGTCCGAGCCCTGGAAAGCGCCGCCGATGAAAACGGACGGATCGCTCCAGGGGCGCGGTGGACGGACATCTTCATCGTTCCCGGTTACCGTTTCCGCCTCCCCTTTCGCCTCCTTACCAACTTTCATCTTCCCGCTTCCACCCTGCTTATGCTCGTCTGCGCTCTGGCCGGGAAAGAGCGGATATTGGACGCCTACCGGGAAGCCGTCCGACGGGAATACCGGTTCTTCAGCTACGGAGACGCCATGCTCATTCTCTGA
- the ruvB gene encoding Holliday junction branch migration DNA helicase RuvB, whose translation MNDRFVDSALHQKDGNLDLKLRPTVFADFIGQEAVKERLGITLAAARERGEALEHLLFFGPPGLGKTTLAHIVAAEMGAGIKITSGPAVERPGDLAGLLTNLKDGDILFIDEIHRLSHVVEEYLYSAMEDFVIDIMIDQGPSARSVRLNLARFTLVGATTRYGLLSAPLRSRMGLVNRLDYYPPEELHRIVTRSAGLLGIDIDPEGSLEIARRARGTPRIANSLLKRVRDYAQVRADNRITRETAHEALGMLGIDEEGLDEMDKRILRIIVEHFDGGPVGIDTIAVAIGEEGDTIAEVYEPFLIQKGFLKRTRTGRMTTERACRHLGWEPGPGTQGELFPGKG comes from the coding sequence ATGAATGATCGTTTCGTAGATTCCGCTCTCCACCAGAAAGACGGGAACCTGGACCTTAAACTCAGACCGACGGTGTTCGCCGATTTTATCGGGCAGGAGGCGGTCAAGGAGCGGTTGGGCATCACCCTGGCGGCGGCTCGGGAACGGGGGGAAGCCCTGGAGCACCTTCTCTTTTTCGGGCCCCCCGGCCTGGGTAAAACCACGCTCGCCCATATCGTCGCCGCGGAGATGGGCGCCGGCATCAAGATCACTTCCGGGCCGGCCGTGGAAAGGCCCGGAGATCTGGCCGGGCTTCTGACCAACCTCAAGGACGGCGATATCCTCTTCATCGACGAAATTCACCGCCTCTCCCACGTGGTGGAGGAGTACCTATACTCGGCCATGGAAGATTTCGTCATCGACATCATGATCGATCAGGGGCCCAGCGCCCGTTCGGTCAGGCTCAACCTCGCCCGTTTCACCCTCGTGGGCGCCACCACCCGGTACGGGCTTCTGAGCGCCCCACTCCGCAGCCGGATGGGGCTGGTCAACCGCCTGGATTACTATCCGCCCGAAGAACTCCACCGGATCGTGACCCGGTCGGCCGGGCTGCTGGGAATCGATATCGATCCGGAGGGCTCCCTGGAAATCGCGCGGCGGGCGCGGGGGACTCCCCGTATCGCCAATTCTCTTCTCAAACGCGTCCGCGACTACGCCCAGGTCAGGGCCGACAACCGGATCACCAGGGAAACGGCCCACGAAGCCCTGGGCATGCTGGGGATCGACGAGGAGGGGCTCGACGAAATGGACAAGCGCATCCTTCGCATCATCGTCGAACACTTCGACGGAGGGCCGGTGGGCATCGATACGATCGCGGTCGCCATCGGCGAGGAAGGAGACACGATCGCCGAGGTCTACGAGCCTTTTCTCATTCAGAAAGGCTTCCTGAAACGGACCCGGACCGGGAGAATGACCACCGAGCGGGCCTGCCGGCACCTGGGATGGGAACCCGGTCCCGGGACCCAAGGCGAACTCTTCCCCGGCAAGGGATGA
- a CDS encoding epoxyqueuosine reductase QueH has product MKVLLHVCCGPCATWPFQALEEEGLEADGFFYNPNIHPYREYRARREGAESLAGQSGRRLLTDAGYDMPEFFRLVAGRETDRCRLCYRLRLERTARAAAERGYGAFTSTLLLSVHQRHGLVREEGEAAGAAAGIDFLYRDFRTGWKEHWALTDRYRLYKQQYCGCLYSEYERFARAAGRS; this is encoded by the coding sequence ATGAAAGTCCTTCTTCATGTCTGTTGCGGCCCCTGCGCCACTTGGCCTTTTCAAGCCCTGGAAGAAGAGGGGCTGGAGGCCGACGGTTTTTTCTACAACCCCAACATCCACCCCTACCGCGAATACCGGGCCCGTAGGGAAGGAGCCGAAAGCCTGGCCGGGCAATCCGGCCGGCGCCTCTTGACCGACGCCGGATACGATATGCCCGAATTCTTCCGGCTCGTGGCCGGCCGGGAAACCGACCGCTGCCGTCTCTGCTACCGCTTGCGGCTGGAAAGGACGGCCCGGGCCGCCGCCGAGCGCGGCTACGGGGCCTTCACCTCCACTCTGCTTCTGAGCGTGCATCAGCGCCATGGGCTCGTTCGGGAAGAGGGGGAAGCGGCGGGGGCGGCGGCCGGGATCGACTTCCTCTACCGGGATTTCCGGACGGGGTGGAAGGAACACTGGGCCTTGACCGACCGTTATCGGCTGTACAAGCAACAGTATTGCGGCTGTCTCTACAGCGAGTACGAACGTTTCGCCCGAGCGGCCGGGCGTTCCTGA
- the ruvC gene encoding crossover junction endodeoxyribonuclease RuvC — translation MDSGRQLRSVRVLAIDPGTIVAGYGVLEARGGGDPVLLECGCIRPPRKGSAPDKLLLIHKTIRELLGKWAPNVVALEDAFYHRNARSTLKLGEVLGVCRLAAAAAGVRVVSYAPRRVKKAVVGRGQADKIQVQGMVTLILGLSSPPDPLDISDALALGIACLHDLRLASLESSGG, via the coding sequence GTGGATTCCGGGCGCCAGCTCAGATCGGTTCGGGTCCTGGCTATCGACCCCGGCACCATCGTGGCCGGATACGGAGTGCTGGAAGCCCGGGGAGGGGGCGACCCGGTCCTGCTCGAATGCGGCTGTATCCGTCCTCCCCGGAAGGGGTCCGCTCCGGACAAACTGCTGCTGATCCACAAAACGATTCGGGAACTGCTGGGAAAGTGGGCCCCGAACGTGGTGGCACTGGAAGACGCCTTCTACCACCGCAACGCGCGCTCCACGCTGAAGCTGGGAGAAGTGCTGGGGGTCTGCCGGTTGGCCGCGGCCGCCGCCGGGGTGCGGGTCGTTTCCTACGCTCCCCGCCGGGTGAAGAAGGCGGTGGTGGGCCGGGGGCAGGCCGATAAAATCCAGGTTCAGGGGATGGTAACGCTTATTCTGGGGCTTTCCTCCCCGCCCGACCCTCTCGATATTTCCGACGCGCTCGCCCTGGGGATCGCCTGTCTTCACGACCTGCGGCTCGCCTCTCTCGAAAGTTCCGGAGGCTGA
- a CDS encoding YebC/PmpR family DNA-binding transcriptional regulator, translated as MSGHSKWHSIRHKKGAADAKRGKIFSRLSKEITVLARDGGGDIKTNPRLRTTIQAARAANMPAENIDRAIKKGTGELPGVTYEELVYEGYGPGGVAIMLRILTDNKNRSAAEIRHIFDKRGGNMGGPGAVAWMFEQKGLITVEKSAIGEETLFGLALDAGAEDFRVEDDAYQIMTGLAEFEVVKAAIEEAGIEPSLAEITQIPQNEIRVSGEDAKKVWALVNALEDHEDVQNVYSNFDIPDEILAELED; from the coding sequence ATGAGCGGTCATTCCAAATGGCACAGTATCCGGCATAAGAAAGGCGCGGCGGACGCCAAGCGGGGAAAGATCTTCAGTCGCCTGAGCAAGGAAATCACCGTCCTGGCGCGCGACGGCGGGGGGGATATCAAGACCAACCCCCGCCTCCGGACCACGATCCAAGCGGCCCGAGCCGCCAACATGCCCGCCGAGAACATCGACCGGGCGATCAAGAAAGGGACGGGCGAGCTCCCGGGAGTGACCTACGAAGAGCTGGTGTATGAAGGTTACGGGCCCGGCGGCGTCGCGATCATGCTTCGAATCCTGACCGACAATAAAAACCGTTCCGCCGCCGAGATCCGGCACATCTTCGACAAAAGGGGAGGGAACATGGGCGGTCCCGGGGCGGTGGCCTGGATGTTCGAGCAGAAGGGCCTGATAACCGTGGAAAAATCCGCGATCGGGGAAGAGACCCTTTTCGGTTTGGCCCTTGACGCCGGCGCCGAGGATTTCCGGGTCGAGGATGACGCTTATCAGATCATGACCGGGTTGGCCGAGTTCGAGGTGGTGAAAGCCGCGATCGAAGAGGCCGGCATCGAACCGTCCCTGGCCGAAATCACCCAGATCCCCCAGAACGAGATTCGAGTTTCGGGAGAAGACGCCAAAAAAGTGTGGGCTCTGGTCAACGCCCTCGAAGACCATGAGGACGTCCAGAACGTCTACTCCAACTTCGACATCCCCGACGAGATTCTGGCGGAACTCGAAGACTGA